ATACAAAGATAGAGAATCAGTGGCAGTGTCGATTGCGGGATGCAGCCGAGATAGACGCGCTCAAAGGTCACATCCACAGGAATGTCTTGGGCGTccctgcgcagcggcgccgcccagcCCCCAagatgctcggcgaggtgcAGCAGCCAGTGTGCTGAAGATGCGAGCTCATCTACGCGCAGTCTTGTCCCTGTGCTCACTGCAGAAATCTTGGCAAAGAGCAGCTCGCATGGCTGCAATGGGCCCTCATCCACAGGCGCCTGCTTTTGTTTATGCAACGCCTTTTCGGGCGTGTGTACATGTATTAAAAAATCAGCGGGTATCTTTGGTCAGTTTGCACACCGCATACATTGGCTGGCCATGAAAGGCGCAATTGGTACCGCTGTGTAAgcatccagcgcatgcGGTCGGGAATCTGCAGCAGCAACGTTTGCAGCCACGTTATTTTCAGCTCGTATTTATGGACTGCCTGCTCAAAATCGTTGTAGTCGGGGAATAGTGCTACCCATGCACCTGTCGTCCCTGGCGTGATCATAAACCGTTtcggcgtcggcgctggcgaCATGGACGGCCAGCTTACAGAAAGGCGACTCGTATCCACAAGTGCGCCAACCTTGTGCCGTGCACAAAGATGTGGACCAAACGTGTAGATTTCCGTGTTTGCATGCACCACAGCGCACACGACCAACACAATGAGCCaaaccaagcgcgccatgaGCGTCCGAGGCGGGCCGACCTGGCCTCCACATTGTCCACTTTCCACCATGGGGCATGGCACAAATGATAAAATGTTTATCACGCCTACGGAGCACGTACGTTTAGCATTGCATTCTCACAACAGAGCGGTGTGTATGGTCAACACGGTGCGAGTAAAGGTGCTTGCAGAGGAGATAGCGCCGTGATTGTGCCATTTGATATGTGCGCATTGACGCATCAACCATGGGAGACGCCGGTGTGCTTTGGCGAAGGCGTGATTTTTGAGAAGCGCAACATCGAGGCGTATCTGCGCAAGTATGGGACCAACCCTGTGACAGGTGCATCTGCTTCGTTTGTGGACCTtgttgcgctgcgtttcgcgcgcaacgagcAGGGCAAGCTGCATGACCCCGTTTCGCTTAAGGAATTCACCGACCACAGTCACATTGTCACGATTCGCCCTACCGGAAATGCGTTTTCCTACGACACGGTGCAACAGCTCAATATCAAACCGCGCGTACTGCGTGATTTGGTTGATGATACGCCGTTCCAGCGTTCGGATATCATCACGCTCCAGGATCCCCACAACCcaacgcagcgcaacacGCAAACAATGTACCATGTCCAGAATAACCTGACCATTGCTGCAAGGGATACAGATGAAGAGGTAAATGCGTTAGCAACAGGGAGCACCAAAACCCTGCTCGAGACAATTCGTGCAAAGCAGGTGCCGCagtcggcgccgtcgcgcgccgtacaGCCAGAAATGGCTTCCAAGCTTGCGCGGAAACAAGGCACGATTTCAAATGGTATGACAGCAGCAAGTTTTACATCTTCAAGCTTGACGCCACGCACAAAAATGGAGCATGTTACAGTTGACGAGGAAGAAGTCATGTTTGAGCACATCGCGAGTACAAGCAAGCGAACGAAAGCGTATGCAAAGATCCTCACCAATTTTGGGCCGCTGAACATTGAACTGCATGTGGACAAGGCGCCACGAACTGTACGTATCACACGCCTCTTACTCTAGTGTTACAATTTTCTGATGCTTGCGCGGGAAGGCAAGTATAACGATACCATCTTTCATCGCAACATCTCTGGCTTCATGATCCAAGGCGGCGATCCTACTGGCACAGGCCGCGGTGGCCAATCGATTTGGGGCAAGCCATTCTTAGATGAACTCATCAACGCAGGTTCGTACCGCCATACTGGCCGCGGGATGCTCTCCATGGCCAACTCAGGCTACAACACAAACGGATCGCAATTCTTTTTCACGTACCGCGCGACTCCTCACCTCGATACCAAGCACACGGTCTTTGGGCGTCTCCTGAGTGATGCGGACGGGAAAGAGCAATTTCGcacgctcgatgcgctcgagcatgtgcCGACAGAGGATGGCACGGACCGGCCTCTGCGCCCCATTCGCATTACGTCTATTGATATTATGGACGACCCGTTCTGGAACTACAAGCAACAGCAAGACCATCGTCTTCGGCGAGAGGATCCCAACTCAAAAGAAAGTGTGATGCGCGATAACAAGCGACGCAAACGCGAAGAAGATCGCACTACGTGGTATGTATGCTGTTGGCACTGACAACAGGCTTGGTACGCGGCTTGAACCTAAGCGCACAGAAAGGGACGAGCCTGTCTCTTCCATGCTTTTTGACACAGATATACATGGCCTAAAAGGCCTTAAGCGCGGGCCGCCCGTCGCACAAAAGCCCACAATACCCAAACGCTGTGGAGGCTTCGGCGATTTCTCAAGTTGGTAGTCCATAGTCCGCCGGCCTAATACCACGTGGTTAGGCAGTTGGCAACGCAGCCCCCCACATTGCACGTTGCTATACACCATGGCGTTCCAGTCTATGCTTTCCGGTGCTGAATGCTCTACTTCGAACAATACTTTATCTCAATTTCTCAAACATACACACACAGATAGGAGCTTGCAGCAGGATGGAATGCAACGCCCACAGCCCAGTGGCGTGGGTGCGCAGACATTCCGCTCGAGCACTATGATGGCCAACCCTCAGGAAATGGAAGCATTTGCCCAGCAGAACCACGCAGTGAGTGGCGTATCCGGATTCGATATGCGTTCTATGCGTGCAGAGATGGATTCCATGCGTGCAGGCGTCACCGGCCCGAAAATGGCGCCGATGGTGAGCGGAGGGAACGCTGCGTGGGCACAGGAGATGCAGATGCAAGGACCGGCGCTGGCGAGTGGACCGCAGCAGGTAGATGGAATTTGGAGCGACCAGTTTCATGGCCAGCCTCACGCGCAGGCACCAAGGGTCAATGCGCAATCTGTACCACGTCCCAACATGGGCCCTAACGCCATGGGATCTATGGGCATGTACGGTATGCCTATGGGAGGCATGGGAATGGGTATGCGCTCGTCGTATATGCAACCACAGGCAGCACCAGATACAGCGAGACCGCAGCCCAAGTTTGTTGAGCTCGACAACGCCCAATGGGAAGAGCAGTTCCGCAAGCTGGAAGAAGGCGATCAGGCGCACAGCAAAGGAAAGGCTAAAGATACCGAGACACCCGAAGAAGTGATAAACCAAGAGCGGGAATTACGTGAAATGCAAGAGCGTCTTGGCGATACATTCCAGGATGCGAATCCGCGGTTCCAGGAACTTTGGGACATGCTCAAAGACCCGTCGCTACACAAGAACAATGACGAGCTTGCAAAATGGGAAGAAAAGCTTATGGAAGCTGTTGCTGAAGAGGACCCGACCAACTTCCAGCACCCCGGTGGTGGTTTGGGCCCCGGTGCGATGGGTCTGCACGAAATGGACGGATTAGGCGAAACAGAAGCGGGCTTGCGGAAAGCGTTCAACGAACAGGACGAGAATGGTTTCCCGCGCCTGGGTGATTACAGCTATGCTTCAAACAATCCCTTCAGCGAGCATGCGACACCGTTTGCAGCAGGGCTGCGCTTGTTAGAGCAAAATGGAAGTCTTaccgacgctgcgctgctctttgaggtcgcgacgctgcgcgaccaaGAGATTGCAAAAGacgccgagctggagcgcacgaATGTGGAAAAGAGTCGAGCGTGGCAGAAACTAGGCGAGTGCCAGGCGATGAACGAACACGAGGAAAAGGCCATACAAGCACTTGAAGAGGCACTTCGGCTTGATTCGGATAACTTGCAGGCGCATATGTCACTCGCCGTTTCCTACATTAACGAGGGATACGACAATGCTGCCAATGCGACAATGCTGCGATACCTGGCACGCACGCACCCACACATTGCGCGCTCTCCAGAATTTCCTGCACTCCCCGACGCCAACACAAATCCTTGGTCGCGTTTGAATTATGTCCGCGATCTGTTCCTCAAGGCTGCGAGGGAAAATGCAGCGAGTGGTCAGATGGATCCGGACGTGCAAGTAGGCTTGGGCATCTTGTTTTATTCCAGCTCGAGCTACGACCAAGCGAAGGACTGCTTTGAGACAGCGCTGCATTCGCGTCCCGAAGACTTCCAACTCTGGAACCGTTTGGGCGCCACGCTGGCCAATGGCGGCAAGCCGGAGATGGCAACAGAAGCGTACCACCGTGCACTCGAATTGCGCCCCACATTTACGCGCGCCATTTACAATTTGAGCGTATCCTGCTTGAACCTCGGCGCTCACCATCAAGCCGCAGAGCATTTGCTTTCTGCACTCACACTCCAACGCACGCAATCGCTTCCCGATACAATCGACGGTACGCGTGCGCGTCAAGCTCCGCCACTATCGGAGGCGAAGGAAAGCGAGTCGCTGTGGAgcactttgcgcagcatcttTGTGGTGATGGGCAAGCCGgagcttgcggcgcagtgtcAAGTCGGCGCAGATATGAACCAATTCCGTCGAGAGGGATTCGAGTTCTAACTGCTACTTGTTTTCCATAGTTGCACATAGTGTTTGGATTATGGGAATAAATTGTTTCCGCGTTACGCTTTCGTCTCG
This is a stretch of genomic DNA from Malassezia vespertilionis chromosome 1, complete sequence. It encodes these proteins:
- the PEX5 gene encoding Peroxisomal membrane signal receptor PTS1 (COG:S; EggNog:ENOG503NUGJ), which translates into the protein MAFQSMLSGAECSTSNNTLSQFLKHTHTDRSLQQDGMQRPQPSGVGAQTFRSSTMMANPQEMEAFAQQNHAVSGVSGFDMRSMRAEMDSMRAGVTGPKMAPMVSGGNAAWAQEMQMQGPALASGPQQVDGIWSDQFHGQPHAQAPRVNAQSVPRPNMGPNAMGSMGMYGMPMGGMGMGMRSSYMQPQAAPDTARPQPKFVELDNAQWEEQFRKLEEGDQAHSKGKAKDTETPEEVINQERELREMQERLGDTFQDANPRFQELWDMLKDPSLHKNNDELAKWEEKLMEAVAEEDPTNFQHPGGGLGPGAMGLHEMDGLGETEAGLRKAFNEQDENGFPRLGDYSYASNNPFSEHATPFAAGLRLLEQNGSLTDAALLFEVATLRDQEIAKDAELERTNVEKSRAWQKLGECQAMNEHEEKAIQALEEALRLDSDNLQAHMSLAVSYINEGYDNAANATMLRYLARTHPHIARSPEFPALPDANTNPWSRLNYVRDLFLKAARENAASGQMDPDVQVGLGILFYSSSSYDQAKDCFETALHSRPEDFQLWNRLGATLANGGKPEMATEAYHRALELRPTFTRAIYNLSVSCLNLGAHHQAAEHLLSALTLQRTQSLPDTIDGTRARQAPPLSEAKESESLWSTLRSIFVVMGKPELAAQCQVGADMNQFRREGFEF
- the cyp8 gene encoding peptidylprolyl isomerase (COG:O; EggNog:ENOG503NUAM), whose product is MGHGTNDKMFITPTEHSGVYGQHGASKGACRGDSAVIVPFDMCALTHQPWETPVCFGEGVIFEKRNIEAYLRKYGTNPVTGASASFVDLVALRFARNEQGKLHDPVSLKEFTDHSHIVTIRPTGNAFSYDTVQQLNIKPRVLRDLVDDTPFQRSDIITLQDPHNPTQRNTQTMYHVQNNLTIAARDTDEEVNALATGSTKTLLETIRAKQVPQSAPSRAVQPEMASKLARKQGTISNGMTAASFTSSSLTPRTKMEHVTVDEEEVMFEHIASTSKRTKAYAKILTNFGPLNIELHVDKAPRTCYNFLMLAREGKYNDTIFHRNISGFMIQGGDPTGTGRGGQSIWGKPFLDELINAGSYRHTGRGMLSMANSGYNTNGSQFFFTYRATPHLDTKHTVFGRLLSDADGKEQFRTLDALEHVPTEDGTDRPLRPIRITSIDIMDDPFWNYKQQQDHRLRREDPNSKESVMRDNKRRKREEDRTTWLGTRLEPKRTERDEPVSSMLFDTDIHGLKGLKRGPPVAQKPTIPKRCGGFGDFSSW
- a CDS encoding uncharacterized protein (TransMembrane:1 (o174-197i)) — translated: MSPAPTPKRFMITPGTTGAWVALFPDYNDFEQAVHKYELKITWLQTLLLQIPDRMRWMLTQRYQLRLSWPANIPADFLIHVHTPEKALHKQKQAPVDEGPLQPCELLFAKISAVSTGTRLRVDELASSAHWLLHLAEHLGGWAAPLRRDAQDIPVDVTFERVYLGCIPQSTLPLILYLCIATVAASLLSTRVLRIVAHATRPTK